A stretch of the Streptomyces sp. NBC_01428 genome encodes the following:
- a CDS encoding MFS transporter has translation MFKKWHGNPWAILVTLSLGFFMTLLDLTIVNIAIPDMGQDLDASLDEILWVVNAYTLALAVLLITAGRLGDLRGKRTLFLAGVTVFTLASLACGLAQNPPQLIAFRAVQGLGAALLMPQTLSIIAEVFPADRRGAAMGVWGAVAGISGALGPIVGGALITHLDWRWIFYVNLPLGAVVLLLAVAIIPGARRSVRHRFDTVGVLLASSALFCLAFALTEGQRYDWNGWIRTLLGAAAVLFAWFLLHERGRQDGDPLVPFSLFRDRSFTLINFVGVTVSFGVIGMFLPLTIYLQSVLGFSALKSGLVLLPLALGSFVMAGPAGVLADRIGGKYILMTGLLAWTGALVWIVTAADVGSGWTAVAFPLFLAGLGAGCTFAPMATEVMRNVPARLSGAASGVNNALRQVGSVLAGAVVGAVLQAQLAQSLTDQARRRAGALPAGYRDGFVAAFSRAETDVSAGQTAPTPTGVPHDVADRMRALGGQVYGHGFVDAMRPAVLVSAAVLLTGALACLAVARHRGPSANPHALPVYEPEPTELEEASS, from the coding sequence GTGTTCAAGAAATGGCACGGCAACCCCTGGGCGATCCTCGTCACGCTCTCCCTGGGCTTCTTCATGACGCTCCTCGACCTGACGATCGTCAACATCGCCATCCCCGACATGGGCCAGGACCTGGACGCCTCCCTCGACGAGATCCTGTGGGTCGTCAACGCCTACACCCTGGCCCTCGCCGTCCTGCTCATCACCGCGGGACGCCTCGGAGACCTGCGCGGCAAACGCACTCTGTTCCTCGCCGGGGTCACCGTCTTCACGCTCGCCAGCCTGGCCTGCGGCCTCGCGCAGAACCCGCCCCAGCTGATCGCCTTCCGCGCGGTCCAGGGCCTCGGTGCCGCGCTGCTCATGCCGCAGACCCTGTCGATCATCGCCGAGGTGTTCCCCGCCGACCGCAGGGGCGCCGCGATGGGCGTCTGGGGGGCCGTCGCGGGCATCTCGGGCGCCCTCGGCCCGATCGTCGGGGGCGCGCTCATCACGCACCTCGACTGGCGCTGGATCTTCTACGTCAATCTCCCGCTCGGCGCCGTGGTGCTGCTCCTCGCCGTCGCGATCATCCCCGGTGCGCGCCGTTCGGTACGGCACCGGTTCGACACCGTCGGCGTACTGCTCGCCTCAAGTGCCCTCTTCTGCCTGGCCTTCGCCCTGACCGAGGGACAGCGCTACGACTGGAACGGCTGGATCCGGACGCTGCTCGGCGCGGCCGCGGTGCTCTTCGCGTGGTTCCTCCTCCACGAACGCGGCCGGCAGGACGGTGATCCGCTCGTGCCCTTCTCCCTCTTCCGCGACCGCAGCTTCACCCTGATCAACTTCGTCGGCGTCACCGTGTCGTTCGGGGTCATCGGGATGTTCCTGCCCCTCACGATCTACCTCCAGTCCGTCCTCGGGTTCAGCGCCCTGAAGTCCGGCCTCGTGCTGCTGCCGCTCGCCCTCGGATCGTTCGTCATGGCGGGGCCCGCCGGGGTCCTCGCGGACCGGATCGGCGGCAAGTACATCCTCATGACCGGGCTGCTCGCCTGGACCGGCGCCCTGGTCTGGATCGTCACCGCCGCCGACGTCGGTTCCGGCTGGACGGCGGTCGCCTTCCCCCTCTTCCTCGCCGGTCTCGGCGCCGGCTGCACGTTCGCGCCGATGGCCACCGAGGTCATGCGCAACGTCCCGGCGCGGCTCTCCGGAGCGGCCTCGGGCGTGAACAACGCGCTGCGGCAGGTCGGTTCGGTCCTCGCGGGGGCCGTCGTCGGAGCGGTGCTCCAGGCGCAGTTGGCCCAGTCGCTGACCGACCAGGCGCGCCGGCGCGCCGGAGCGCTCCCGGCCGGCTACCGCGACGGCTTCGTCGCCGCCTTCTCCCGGGCCGAGACCGACGTGTCCGCCGGGCAGACGGCCCCCACGCCGACCGGGGTGCCGCACGACGTCGCCGACCGCATGCGCGCGCTCGGCGGCCAGGTGTACGGGCACGGCTTCGTGGACGCCATGCGCCCCGCGGTGCTGGTCTCCGCGGCGGTCCTGCTGACGGGCGCTCTCGCCTGCCTCGCCGTCGCCCGGCACCGCGGCCCGTCCGCCAACCCGCACGCCCTGCCCGTGTACGAGCCCGAACCGACCGAACTGGAGGAAGCGAGCTCATGA
- a CDS encoding sigma-70 family RNA polymerase sigma factor — translation MSESPEPDAQAATRVFVEHRELLFAIVYNILGTVADTEDVLQETWLSWTGRAHRAPLDDIVNPRAYLVRIAVNHALARRAAISRRRETYVGPWLPEPLLDEPGEGERADDRTLRSESVSLAMLVVLESLTPLERAVFVLNEVFGYAHTEIAQVIDRSPAAVRQLAHRARGHVHARRPLYRAHPRVRRQATERFVAAALGGDIAALMEILAPDVTVWTDAGGKGRGAAGLRPVQGRDKAARLLAGYATRRGSGLDIHYRRVNGDDSAVVFEGGSPYAVMVMDLTPDGEQVSDVYIVTNPEKLAHVRRDETAGVDGPEGTAEESRA, via the coding sequence ATGTCCGAGAGTCCCGAGCCCGACGCGCAGGCCGCGACGCGGGTCTTCGTCGAGCACCGCGAGCTGCTGTTCGCGATCGTCTACAACATCCTCGGCACCGTCGCCGACACCGAGGACGTGCTCCAGGAGACCTGGTTGTCGTGGACGGGCCGGGCGCACCGCGCACCGCTGGACGACATCGTGAATCCGCGCGCCTATCTCGTGCGCATCGCGGTCAACCACGCGCTGGCGCGCCGCGCCGCCATCAGCCGGCGCCGTGAGACGTACGTGGGCCCCTGGCTCCCGGAGCCGCTCCTGGACGAACCCGGCGAGGGCGAGCGGGCCGACGACCGCACCCTGCGCTCCGAGTCCGTCTCCCTGGCGATGCTCGTCGTCCTGGAGTCACTGACCCCGCTGGAGCGCGCGGTGTTCGTCCTCAACGAGGTGTTCGGTTACGCGCACACCGAGATCGCGCAGGTCATCGACCGCAGCCCGGCGGCGGTCCGGCAGCTGGCGCACCGGGCCCGCGGTCATGTGCACGCGCGCCGTCCGCTGTACCGGGCGCATCCGCGGGTGCGCCGACAGGCCACCGAGCGCTTCGTGGCGGCGGCGCTCGGCGGTGACATCGCGGCGCTGATGGAGATCCTCGCGCCGGACGTCACGGTGTGGACGGACGCCGGCGGCAAGGGCCGTGGGGCGGCGGGGCTGCGGCCGGTGCAGGGACGGGACAAGGCGGCCCGGCTGCTCGCGGGCTACGCCACGCGCCGCGGCTCGGGCCTCGACATCCACTACCGGCGGGTGAACGGCGACGACTCCGCGGTGGTCTTCGAGGGCGGCTCGCCGTACGCGGTGATGGTCATGGACCTCACCCCGGACGGCGAGCAGGTCTCCGACGTCTACATCGTCACGAATCCCGAGAAGCTCGCGCACGTACGCCGTGACGAGACGGCCGGCGTGGACGGGCCCGAGGGGACGGCGGAGGAGAGCCGCGCGTGA
- a CDS encoding glycoside hydrolase family 2 TIM barrel-domain containing protein — protein MTITRRSVLIAGTAVPAVGALAGADGAVAAVPGGGPGRRTITLRDGWRFALVDPGGTTDPSGAYTGAERPGYDDSAWRSVAVPHDWSIEQTPTTEHGTTSGTGFFPGGLGWYRTAFTLPSADTGRRVSVEFDGVYMDATVYCNGEEVGHHPYGYTGFAFDLTDLLHTDGSTENVIAVQVRNQLPSSRWYSGSGIYREARLVVTGPVHVARWGTCVTTPEVSGERAVVRVRTTVANDSGAPADVRVTSRIVGPDGRTAARAESTAGVADRSDVTHELTVAEPRLWDFATPGHRYTLETELRVGATVVDTYSTRFGIRTVRFDPDEGFHLNGVHAKIKGVDLHHDQGALGAAVSVDAVRRQMTIMKSMGVNAFRTSHNPPSPQIVEVCEELGIVMMVEAFDCWRTGKTAYDYGRFFDEWCERDATEMVLAARNSPAVVLWSIGNEIPDSTSTAGLVMADRIIAAVKAADDTRPLVIGSDKYRRLPAKGSAADLMLARLDGLGLNYNTAKSVDALHAAYPHLFLFESESSSETSTRSAYQEPEHLNTGENHTPGRRAVSSYDNNLASWTMSGEYGHKKDRDRRWFAGQFLWSGIDYIGEPTPYDVFPVKASFFGAVDTAGFPKDMYHLFRSQWTSEPMVHLLPMSWNHPAGETVEVWAYANVDTVELFLNGTSLGTRTFDTKRTGDGRTYLETTEATGDDKTFTDGPYPGSYTSPNGSAGKLHLTWKVPYRPGELKAVARRAGRVVATDVLRTAGAPHAVRLTPDRPSLAADGRSLVFVTAEIVDARGVVVPDAEHLITFDADGGSLAGLDNGRQESAERYQASTRTAFHGKALAIVRSGTRAGALKVTGRAEGLRAGTTTVRATAAGPGATTPAPRFAPEHPAAPNQPFPDASYSGRTDALPAAMLDGDPGTGWSNAFYKAATALLPAFAGARAADWVSVSWARSRRIDRVEVSFTVDATHTRPATVEVSVWDGHRHVPVRGATVDWADASDTPTVITFDGVRGARLRLAMTSGHPGADDGGLRISRLEVPAA, from the coding sequence ATGACGATCACTCGACGGTCGGTACTGATAGCGGGAACGGCCGTCCCCGCCGTCGGCGCTCTCGCGGGAGCGGACGGAGCCGTGGCGGCGGTTCCCGGCGGTGGTCCGGGCCGGCGGACGATCACGCTGCGGGACGGCTGGCGCTTCGCGCTGGTCGACCCGGGCGGCACCACCGATCCCTCGGGTGCCTACACGGGGGCCGAGCGGCCCGGCTACGACGACTCGGCGTGGCGTTCGGTGGCCGTCCCGCACGACTGGAGCATCGAGCAGACGCCCACCACGGAGCACGGGACCACCAGCGGCACCGGCTTCTTCCCCGGTGGCCTCGGCTGGTACCGGACCGCCTTCACCCTGCCCTCCGCCGACACCGGCCGGCGCGTCTCCGTCGAGTTCGACGGCGTGTACATGGACGCCACCGTGTACTGCAACGGTGAGGAGGTGGGCCATCACCCCTACGGGTACACCGGGTTCGCCTTCGACCTGACGGACCTGCTCCACACGGACGGCAGCACCGAGAACGTCATCGCGGTCCAGGTGCGCAACCAACTCCCCAGCAGCCGCTGGTACTCGGGCAGCGGCATCTACCGTGAGGCCCGCCTGGTCGTGACCGGGCCGGTCCACGTGGCGCGGTGGGGGACCTGCGTCACGACGCCCGAGGTCAGCGGGGAACGAGCGGTCGTCCGGGTCCGTACGACGGTCGCCAACGACTCCGGTGCTCCCGCCGACGTCCGGGTGACCTCCCGGATCGTCGGCCCCGACGGGCGCACGGCCGCCCGTGCCGAGAGCACGGCCGGCGTCGCCGACCGCTCCGACGTGACCCACGAACTGACCGTCGCCGAGCCCAGGCTGTGGGACTTCGCGACCCCCGGCCACCGCTACACACTGGAGACCGAACTACGGGTCGGGGCCACCGTCGTCGACACGTACAGCACCCGCTTCGGCATCCGGACCGTCCGCTTCGACCCGGACGAGGGCTTCCACCTCAACGGCGTCCACGCCAAGATCAAGGGCGTCGACCTGCACCACGACCAGGGCGCGCTCGGCGCGGCGGTCAGCGTCGACGCCGTGCGCCGCCAGATGACCATCATGAAGTCCATGGGGGTCAACGCCTTCCGCACCTCGCACAATCCGCCCTCGCCGCAGATCGTCGAGGTCTGCGAGGAACTCGGCATCGTGATGATGGTGGAGGCCTTCGACTGCTGGCGCACCGGCAAGACGGCCTACGACTACGGGCGCTTCTTCGACGAGTGGTGCGAGCGGGACGCCACGGAGATGGTCCTCGCGGCCCGCAACTCGCCCGCCGTGGTGCTGTGGTCCATCGGCAACGAGATCCCCGACTCCACCTCCACCGCCGGTCTCGTCATGGCCGACCGGATCATCGCCGCCGTGAAGGCGGCGGACGACACCCGCCCGCTCGTCATCGGCTCGGACAAGTACCGCCGCCTGCCGGCCAAGGGGTCGGCGGCCGACCTCATGCTCGCCCGACTCGACGGCCTCGGCCTCAACTACAACACCGCCAAGTCCGTCGACGCCCTGCACGCCGCCTACCCGCACCTGTTCCTCTTCGAGTCCGAGTCGTCCTCCGAGACCTCCACCCGCTCCGCGTACCAGGAGCCGGAACACCTCAACACCGGCGAGAACCACACGCCGGGACGGCGGGCCGTCTCCTCCTACGACAACAACCTCGCCTCCTGGACCATGAGCGGCGAGTACGGACACAAGAAGGACCGCGACCGCCGGTGGTTCGCGGGCCAGTTCCTCTGGTCCGGCATCGACTACATCGGGGAACCCACGCCCTACGACGTGTTCCCGGTGAAGGCGTCCTTCTTCGGCGCGGTCGACACGGCCGGCTTCCCCAAGGACATGTACCACCTGTTCCGGAGCCAGTGGACGAGTGAGCCCATGGTCCATCTGCTGCCCATGAGCTGGAACCACCCGGCCGGGGAGACCGTCGAGGTCTGGGCCTACGCGAACGTCGACACCGTCGAACTGTTCCTCAACGGCACGTCCCTCGGCACGCGCACGTTCGACACCAAGCGGACCGGCGACGGCCGGACCTACCTGGAGACGACGGAGGCGACCGGCGACGACAAGACGTTCACCGACGGCCCGTACCCCGGGAGTTACACGAGCCCGAACGGCAGCGCCGGGAAACTGCACCTCACCTGGAAAGTCCCCTACCGCCCGGGGGAGTTGAAGGCCGTGGCCCGACGCGCGGGCCGCGTCGTGGCGACCGACGTGCTGCGGACCGCGGGCGCCCCGCACGCCGTCCGTCTCACCCCCGACCGCCCGTCGCTCGCCGCGGACGGCAGGTCGCTGGTGTTCGTGACCGCCGAGATCGTCGACGCCCGGGGTGTCGTGGTGCCCGACGCGGAGCACCTCATCACCTTCGACGCCGACGGCGGATCGCTCGCCGGCCTCGACAACGGCCGCCAGGAGAGCGCCGAGCGCTATCAGGCGAGCACCCGAACCGCCTTCCACGGAAAGGCGCTCGCCATCGTCCGCTCCGGGACACGGGCGGGGGCGCTCAAGGTCACCGGCCGCGCCGAGGGACTCCGCGCGGGAACCACGACCGTACGCGCCACCGCCGCCGGGCCGGGCGCCACCACCCCCGCGCCCCGGTTCGCACCCGAGCATCCCGCCGCCCCGAACCAGCCCTTCCCCGACGCCAGTTACTCGGGCCGCACCGACGCTCTCCCGGCCGCGATGCTCGACGGCGACCCCGGCACGGGCTGGTCCAACGCCTTCTACAAGGCGGCGACCGCGCTGCTCCCCGCCTTCGCCGGGGCCCGCGCCGCCGACTGGGTCTCGGTCTCCTGGGCGCGCTCCCGCCGGATCGACCGTGTCGAGGTCTCCTTCACCGTCGACGCCACCCACACCCGGCCGGCGACCGTCGAGGTGTCGGTGTGGGACGGGCACCGCCATGTGCCGGTGCGGGGAGCCACGGTCGACTGGGCCGACGCGTCGGACACGCCCACCGTGATCACCTTCGACGGCGTCCGCGGTGCACGGCTGCGGCTGGCCATGACGAGCGGACACCCCGGCGCGGACGACGGCGGACTGCGGATCAGCCGCCTGGAGGTCCCGGCCGCCTGA
- a CDS encoding SpoIIE family protein phosphatase has product MSPVHPLDEAATARAVIDGNGILIRWSEGARRLLGHAPEEVEGRPAADLLAPGAEIEPPGPAGRRWDGMLALRHRDGQVVDVWLLAHHLDGTDDWLLVTPLDGRQPRAQDDSLIRAVLTQSPCAMAVYDERLRLYGINDAMSQVIGLPEDRIRGLTVAEIGGRPASREIEREMADVLASGRGRDVETYARAGGEDRAHAWLARIAPLTDTDGRVRGVCVAVHDVSEQYRARERLQLVNEASVRIGTTLDVTRTAEELADVCVPALADFVSVDLLDPPENGGEYPSGPPTTPVTLRRAAHRSVNPGSPEAVVPPGTLDVYPASSPQADSLVAGRPLVAPNADGTLEQWLAWDERRGKRVAEYGVHTTMSVPIAARGKTLGVAVLSRFSRPEPFTADDVLLAEEVTARAAVCIDNARRFSRERETALALQRSLLPQSLPRTAALEAASRYLPAARAGVGGDWFDVIPLSGLRVAMVVGDVIGQGIQASATMGRLRTAVRTLADIDLAPDELLTHLDDLVVRLSTEAGAEGTTGEVGATCLYAVYDPVSRRCTLARAGHPPPFVLPPDGPPRQIDVPPGPALGLGGLPFESVELELAEGTVLALYTDGLVESRERDVDASHRLLCGALKESAQSLEGAAHAILRALLPAGGAPDDVALLLARTHGLAASNVTTWDIPADPALVAPVRKQVADQLDHWGLTAATFTAELVVSELVTNAIRYGESPIRLRLIHDDETLICEVSDSSHTAPHLRRAKTFDEGGRGLLLVAQLTQRWGSRHTPEGKTIWAELSLLGEE; this is encoded by the coding sequence ATGAGCCCGGTCCATCCTCTCGACGAAGCCGCCACGGCACGGGCGGTCATCGACGGGAACGGCATCCTGATCCGCTGGAGCGAAGGCGCCCGGCGGCTGCTGGGGCACGCCCCCGAGGAGGTCGAGGGTCGCCCGGCGGCCGATCTGCTGGCCCCCGGCGCGGAGATCGAACCGCCCGGACCCGCGGGCCGCCGCTGGGACGGCATGCTCGCTCTGCGTCACCGCGACGGACAGGTCGTCGACGTCTGGCTGCTCGCCCACCACCTCGACGGCACCGACGACTGGCTGCTGGTCACCCCGCTGGACGGCCGGCAGCCCCGCGCCCAGGACGACTCCCTGATCCGCGCCGTGCTCACCCAGTCGCCCTGCGCCATGGCCGTCTACGACGAGCGCCTGCGGCTCTACGGGATCAACGACGCGATGTCCCAGGTGATCGGCCTCCCCGAGGACCGGATCAGGGGCCTCACCGTCGCGGAGATCGGTGGCAGACCGGCCAGCAGGGAGATCGAACGCGAGATGGCCGACGTCCTCGCCTCCGGCCGGGGACGCGACGTGGAGACGTACGCCCGTGCCGGCGGTGAGGACCGGGCGCACGCCTGGCTCGCCCGGATCGCCCCGCTGACCGACACCGACGGGCGGGTCCGCGGGGTGTGCGTGGCGGTCCACGACGTCAGCGAGCAGTACCGGGCCCGCGAGCGGCTCCAGCTGGTCAACGAGGCGAGCGTACGGATCGGTACCACCCTGGACGTCACCCGGACGGCCGAGGAACTCGCCGACGTCTGCGTGCCGGCCCTCGCCGACTTCGTCAGCGTCGATCTCCTGGACCCTCCGGAGAACGGCGGCGAGTACCCCTCCGGGCCGCCGACCACCCCGGTCACGCTGCGCCGCGCCGCCCACCGGTCGGTGAACCCGGGCTCCCCCGAGGCGGTCGTACCGCCCGGCACCCTCGACGTCTACCCGGCGTCCTCGCCGCAGGCCGACTCGCTGGTCGCCGGCCGCCCGCTCGTCGCGCCGAACGCCGACGGCACGCTGGAGCAGTGGCTCGCCTGGGACGAACGCCGCGGCAAGCGCGTCGCGGAGTACGGCGTCCACACCACCATGTCGGTGCCCATCGCGGCCCGCGGCAAGACCCTCGGCGTCGCCGTGCTCAGCCGGTTCTCCCGGCCCGAGCCGTTCACCGCCGACGACGTCCTGCTCGCCGAGGAGGTCACGGCCAGGGCCGCCGTCTGCATCGACAACGCCCGCCGCTTCTCCCGCGAGCGGGAGACCGCGCTGGCCCTGCAGCGCAGCCTGCTCCCCCAGTCCCTGCCCCGGACCGCCGCCCTGGAGGCGGCCTCCCGCTATCTGCCCGCGGCGCGTGCCGGGGTCGGAGGCGACTGGTTCGACGTCATCCCGCTGTCCGGGCTGCGGGTCGCCATGGTCGTCGGCGACGTCATCGGCCAGGGCATCCAGGCGTCCGCGACCATGGGCCGGCTGCGCACCGCCGTCCGCACCCTCGCGGACATCGACCTCGCCCCGGACGAACTGCTCACCCACCTCGACGACCTCGTCGTGCGGCTGTCCACCGAAGCAGGCGCCGAGGGCACCACCGGCGAGGTCGGCGCCACCTGTCTGTACGCGGTGTACGACCCGGTCTCGCGCCGCTGCACCCTCGCCCGGGCCGGCCATCCGCCGCCCTTCGTGCTGCCGCCGGACGGCCCGCCCCGCCAGATCGACGTACCCCCGGGACCGGCGCTCGGCCTCGGCGGACTGCCCTTCGAGTCCGTCGAACTGGAGCTGGCCGAGGGCACGGTGCTCGCGCTGTACACCGACGGTCTGGTCGAGAGCCGCGAACGGGACGTCGACGCCAGCCACCGGTTGCTGTGCGGGGCCCTGAAGGAGTCGGCGCAGTCCCTGGAGGGGGCGGCCCACGCGATCCTGCGGGCGCTGCTCCCGGCGGGCGGCGCGCCGGACGACGTGGCGCTGCTGCTCGCCCGTACGCACGGACTCGCCGCGTCCAACGTGACGACCTGGGACATCCCGGCCGACCCCGCGCTCGTGGCGCCGGTCCGCAAGCAGGTCGCCGACCAACTGGACCACTGGGGGCTGACGGCGGCCACGTTCACGGCGGAACTGGTGGTGAGCGAACTCGTCACGAACGCCATCCGCTACGGCGAATCGCCCATCAGGCTCCGGCTCATCCACGACGACGAGACCCTGATCTGCGAGGTGTCCGACAGCAGTCACACCGCGCCGCATCTGCGCCGGGCGAAGACCTTCGACGAGGGCGGACGCGGGCTGCTCCTCGTCGCGCAGCTCACGCAGCGCTGGGGCAGCCGGCACACACCGGAGGGCAAGACCATCTGGGCGGAGTTGTCCCTTCTCGGCGAGGAGTGA
- a CDS encoding arsenic transporter — translation MPSVVPPFPGGTGARATPLADALSAGPGAHLAAPLAGALGSPFAEALSVVLLVAVLVCAVVRPFNWPEAVVAVPAAGLVLLTGAISWDHARDEAGHLGPVIGFLAAVLVLAKYCDDEGLFRACGAWMARWAAGQPGRLLTAVFVLASAITAVLSLDATIVLLTPVVFATAARMGARPKPHVYACTHLSNTASLLLPVSNLTNLLAFTTSGLSFTRFAALMVLPWLVAIGAEYLVFRRFFARDIAAGASSRAVGEPPELPLFALVTVGCTLAGFVVASAVGIDPAWSATAGALVLATRALVRRRTTPLAVVRAAGPSFLAFVLALGIVVRAVVDNGLADALGDLLPGGSSLASLLGIAAIAAVLANLINNLPAVLVLLPLAAGSGSGAVLAVLLGVNIGPNLTYAGSLATLLWRRIVHQHEHGVDLKEFTRLGLIAVPAALVPAVLALWVSLQVIGG, via the coding sequence ATGCCCAGCGTCGTCCCGCCGTTCCCCGGTGGCACCGGCGCGCGGGCCACCCCCCTCGCCGACGCTCTCTCGGCGGGCCCGGGAGCCCACCTCGCCGCGCCGCTCGCCGGCGCCCTCGGCAGTCCGTTCGCCGAGGCGCTGTCCGTCGTCCTGCTCGTGGCCGTCCTCGTCTGCGCGGTGGTCCGGCCGTTCAACTGGCCCGAGGCGGTCGTGGCCGTGCCCGCCGCGGGTCTGGTCCTGTTGACGGGGGCCATTTCCTGGGATCACGCGCGGGACGAGGCGGGCCACCTGGGGCCGGTCATCGGCTTCCTGGCGGCGGTGCTCGTCCTGGCCAAGTACTGCGACGACGAAGGGCTCTTCCGGGCCTGCGGCGCGTGGATGGCCCGCTGGGCCGCCGGGCAGCCGGGCCGGCTGCTGACCGCGGTCTTCGTGCTCGCCTCGGCGATCACGGCGGTGCTCAGCCTGGACGCCACGATCGTGCTGCTCACCCCCGTCGTGTTCGCGACCGCCGCGCGCATGGGGGCCCGGCCCAAACCGCACGTCTACGCGTGCACGCACCTCTCCAACACGGCCTCCCTCCTGCTGCCGGTCTCCAACCTCACCAACCTGCTCGCGTTCACCACCAGCGGGCTGAGCTTCACCCGGTTCGCCGCGCTGATGGTGCTGCCCTGGCTGGTCGCCATCGGCGCCGAGTACCTGGTGTTCCGGCGCTTCTTCGCCCGCGACATCGCGGCGGGCGCCTCCTCCCGGGCGGTCGGGGAGCCGCCGGAACTGCCGCTGTTCGCACTCGTCACCGTGGGCTGCACCCTCGCCGGGTTCGTCGTCGCCTCGGCGGTCGGGATCGATCCCGCCTGGTCCGCGACCGCGGGGGCGCTCGTCCTCGCGACACGCGCGCTCGTCCGCCGCCGCACCACCCCGCTCGCCGTGGTGCGGGCCGCCGGGCCGTCGTTCCTGGCCTTCGTCCTCGCGCTCGGCATCGTCGTGCGCGCCGTCGTCGACAACGGGCTGGCCGACGCGCTCGGCGACCTCCTCCCGGGCGGCTCCTCGCTGGCGTCACTGCTGGGCATCGCGGCGATCGCCGCCGTCCTGGCCAACCTGATCAACAACCTGCCGGCGGTGCTCGTCCTGCTGCCGCTGGCCGCCGGATCGGGCTCGGGCGCGGTGCTGGCCGTCCTGCTCGGCGTCAACATCGGGCCCAACCTGACGTACGCGGGTTCCCTGGCGACGCTGCTGTGGCGGCGTATCGTCCATCAGCACGAACACGGCGTCGACCTGAAGGAGTTCACCCGGCTGGGCCTGATCGCCGTGCCGGCGGCGCTCGTGCCCGCCGTACTGGCCCTGTGGGTCTCGCTCCAGGTCATCGGAGGTTGA
- a CDS encoding universal stress protein, translating to MRVVVWLVEGTWHACVDAVRTHAPGATDVVLLHVADPGVPGLAHGAFAGLLGRGRSEADPGDLLETLGTASGAELLDAAAERLGGPATRAERAGRAEREVVAAAEGADLLVVARDGDRARLGPHSLGPAGRFVVDHAPCPVLLVWPEPAPDVTTMPPPPPHPPHPPEPPHPPGPPHPPRP from the coding sequence ATGCGGGTGGTCGTCTGGCTGGTCGAGGGAACGTGGCACGCGTGCGTGGACGCCGTCCGCACACACGCCCCCGGCGCCACCGACGTGGTGCTGCTGCACGTCGCCGACCCGGGTGTGCCCGGGCTCGCGCACGGGGCGTTCGCGGGGCTGCTCGGCCGCGGACGCTCCGAGGCCGACCCGGGCGACCTCCTGGAGACCCTCGGGACGGCGTCCGGCGCGGAACTCCTCGACGCCGCGGCCGAACGCCTGGGCGGCCCGGCGACGCGGGCGGAGCGCGCGGGCCGTGCCGAGCGCGAGGTGGTCGCCGCGGCCGAGGGCGCCGACCTGCTCGTGGTGGCGCGCGACGGGGACCGGGCGCGGCTCGGTCCGCACAGTCTGGGACCGGCCGGACGCTTCGTCGTCGACCACGCGCCCTGCCCGGTGCTGCTCGTCTGGCCCGAACCGGCCCCGGACGTCACGACGATGCCTCCCCCGCCGCCGCACCCCCCGCACCCTCCGGAGCCCCCGCACCCGCCCGGGCCGCCGCACCCCCCGCGTCCGTAG